GCCGACGGGCCCGTGGTCGTCTTCTTCTACCCCGCTGCCGAGACCACCGTGTGCACGAAGGAGGCCTGTCACTTCCGCAACCTCGCATCCGAGTTCGCGGAGGTGGGAGCCCAACGGATCGGGATCAGCAAGGACAGCGTCGAGAAGCAGGCCGGCTTCGCCAGCCACCACGACCTCGACTACCCGGTGCTCTCCGACCCGGCGGGCTCGGCGGCCAAGCTGTTCGGCGTGAAGCCGTCGC
The sequence above is drawn from the Nocardioides albertanoniae genome and encodes:
- a CDS encoding peroxiredoxin, which translates into the protein MPLPIGATAPDFTLPSQDGTPVTLSTLLADGPVVVFFYPAAETTVCTKEACHFRNLASEFAEVGAQRIGISKDSVEKQAGFASHHDLDYPVLSDPAGSAAKLFGVKPSLLGRFGPLQRTTFAIGTDGTIKAVVEGMLKAEIHADEALAALKA